A single region of the Populus nigra chromosome 2, ddPopNigr1.1, whole genome shotgun sequence genome encodes:
- the LOC133682862 gene encoding transcription factor MYB61-like, with product MGRHSCCYKQKLRKGLWSPEEDEKLLRHITKYGHGCWSSVPKQAGLQRCGKSCRLRWINYLRPDLKRGTFSQQEENLIIELHAVLGNRWSQIAAQLPGRTDNEIKNLWNSCLKKKLRQRGIDPVTHKPLSEVENGEDKNPPASGTQDQASAVSNTELNLLKADNSKPSGANLQEKKSSPISPNGYQLERESTSSSKVMNGNGNNTNDRVNNNLMTPTSNRDFFLDRFTASHHQGSTSNCQPSDFVGHFPLQQLNYASNARLATNSIPSLWLSQTSKAFDMNSEFSSTAIPSILPPAVTSSFHSTSMSYKPSITVSPGNPSLPSFTTNSCRLWETGTPRSNSNSNTVSNGSTELQSNSSFFENTIFSWGLGECGSAEKEAQNHLMGSQHEDIKWPEYLQNPLLMAAALQNQNQQSSYNEIKSETQVVTENSSGMWPHNQQQQQPLQNPDICPRDIQRLTASYGYI from the exons ATGGGGAGGCACTCTTGTTGCTACAAGCAGAAGCTAAGGAAAGGCCTGTGGTCGCCTGAGGAAGATGAGAAACTCTTAAGGCATATCACCAAGTATGGCCATGGTTGTTGGAGCTCTGTCCCAAAGCAAGCTG GTTTGCAAAGGTGTGGCAAGAGCTGCAGACTAAGGTGGATTAATTACTTGAGGCCTGATTTGAAGAGAGGCACATTCTCACAGCAGGAAGAGAACCTCATAATTGAGCTTCATGCAGTTCTAGGAAATAG GTGGTCTCAGATTGCGGCACAATTGCCTGGAAGGACAGACAATGAAATAAAGAATCTATGGAACTCTtgcttaaagaaaaaacttaggCAGAGAGGCATTGACCCTGTTACCCACAAACCACTTTCTGAGGTTGAAAATGGAGAAGACAAGAATCCACCTGCTAGTGGCACCCAAGATCAAGCCTCTGCAGTCTCCAATACTGAACTCAACCTCCTCAAAGCTGATAATTCTAAGCCATCAGGAgcaaatttacaagaaaaaaaatcatctccaaTTTCTCCAAATGGCTACCAATTGGAGAGGGAAAGTACTTCCAGCTCCAAGGTCATGAATGGCAACGGCAATAACACCAATGACCGTGTTAACAACAATTTGATGACACCAACAAGCAACAGAGACTTTTTCTTGGATAGGTTTACAGCCTCCCACCATCAAGGTTCCACAAGTAACTGCCAGCCTTCGGATTTCGTGGGGCATTTCCCTCTTCAGCAATTGAATTATGCATCCAATGCCAGGCTCGCAACGAACTCGATTCCCTCCCTCTGGTTGAGCCAAACCAGCAAAGCTTTTGACATGAACTCTGAATTCTCTTCGACTGCGATACCCTCCATTCTTCCACCAGCAGTAACAAGCTCATTTCATTCTACTTCTATGAGCTACAAGCCTTCCATTACTGTTTCACCTGGCAATCCTTCATTGCCCTCTTTTACTACCAACAGCTGTCGGCTGTGGGAAACTGGTACTCCCAGAAGCAACAGTAACAGCAATACTGTAAGCAATGGCAGTACCGAGCTGCAAAGCAACAGCTCCTTCTTTGAGAACACCATCTTTTCCTGGGGACTAGGAGAGTGTGGCTCAGCAGAAAAGGAGGCACAGAACCACTTGATGGGAAGCCAGCACGAGGACATCAAGTGGCCTGAATATCTTCAAAATCCATTGCTCATGGCTGCTGctttacaaaatcaaaatcagcaATCATCGTACAATGAGATAAAATCAGAAACGCAAGTCGTAACAGAAAATTCAAGTGGTATGTGGCCTCATaaccagcagcagcaacaacctTTACAAAATCCTGATATATGTCCCAGGGATATTCAGAGACTTACAGCATCATATGGATATATTTAG